The following are encoded in a window of Naumovozyma castellii chromosome 10, complete genome genomic DNA:
- the DIF1 gene encoding Dif1p (ancestral locus Anc_4.316): MMHPGKQTQTSSVPAPHEQYNCQQQLSTVGMRIRQKIDQGYQFATTNNVTAASLDNTGAPVRDYASMVVPQFNTRLTVPQSNFQPPMLVNQRTVSTSSSLDMFNRQQKNSFEEDDEEILYNRKRRV; the protein is encoded by the coding sequence ATGATGCACCCGGGAAAGCAGACCCAGACAAGCAGTGTGCCGGCTCCCCACGAGCAGTACAACTGCCAGCAACAACTAAGTACGGTCGGGATGAGGATAAGACAAAAGATTGACCAGGGCTACCAGTTCGCAACTACAAACAACGTCACGGCCGCCTCCCTCGACAACACAGGGGCCCCAGTGAGAGATTACGCCTCCATGGTCGTTCCTCAGTTCAATACCAGGCTTACTGTCCCACAATCCAATTTCCAGCCGCCCATGTTGGTCAACCAAAGAACGGTCTCGACATCCTCCTCCTTGGACATGTTTAACAGACAACAGAAGAATTCCTTCGAGGAAGATGACGAGGAAATTCTTTACAATAGGAAGAGAAGAGTCTGA
- the TSR2 gene encoding Tsr2p (ancestral locus Anc_4.314) → MSNTIDITEFVEVPEGQSTLCFPDEKQQARFELGVSMMVHKWDALDTAVENQWGGPDSEEKRDWITGIVVDLFKLGRVVDVALIEETLLYAMVDEFETNVEDDSALPISKGILDLYNQCYALQYGTVEELYSDWLEKQKTKKVKKNIHIHNDDDESSSDDNGSGDEDEDFDMDEQAQERPNLIQEPIIDDDGFELVQKKGKGRKY, encoded by the coding sequence ATGAGCAATACAATAGATATCACTGAATTCGTGGAAGTACCTGAAGGACAATCCACTTTATGCTTTCCGGATGAGAAACAGCAGGCCCGTTTTGAGCTAGGCGTTTCCATGATGGTTCACAAATGGGATGCTCTGGATACCGCTGTAGAAAATCAATGGGGTGGACCAGACTCAGAGGAAAAGAGAGATTGGATTACTGGTATTGTCGTGGACTTGTTCAAGTTGGGGAGAGTGGTTGATGTTGCCTTGATTGAGGAGACACTGCTTTATGCTATGGTAGACGAATTCGAAACCAATGTGGAAGATGACTCGGCCTTACCAATCTCAAAGGGAATACTGGATCTTTATAATCAATGTTATGCACTACAATATGGAACCGTGGAGGAATTATACTCGGATTGGTTGGAGAAGCAAAAGACTAAAAAAgtcaagaaaaatattcatattcataatgatgatgatgaatcttCATCAGATGATAACGGTAGTGgagatgaagatgaggacTTTGATATGGATGAACAAGCCCAAGAAAGACCAAACCTGATTCAAGAACCTATAATAGATGACGATGGTTTTGAACTTGTTCAAAAGAAGGGAAAAGgtagaaaatattga
- the ECM30 gene encoding Ecm30p (ancestral locus Anc_4.315) — MGNSDSKIDLLYKQHLINLARPDPTIFANNIALANDQISTPSTPAIATATSANVPASKNEVHAPLTIPIFTDTVSLETLVSLYSNNNDNRSSSPIDDKLIFHQFYLDFNALAINLSIESMNQLINKSELRQLSNLNNKNFLNLMKFNFLQIIFQVNSLNIHSITLLNLQLWKILTSLRILTRLLPIYYESSPATEKGFIWDNEFIQSIFGCQSTLPSLGLAILNSCLRLLFIEGFTIPSINNTPGTINIDYIWENGIETIDSHYLPQFPKFDANRLEILNFIITLSSSNLYSNTHNENIALKLINNELNHKNVTNLIASLINVSCRNALNAKLETSTPYRDFNYKQSQQNLLPQLRSNLVLSSLQLLNLLLDEPSTMKEDSIISSWKRERDLKLILSAFAKIVRWPLDSMIENESNIFPFGSFSNNNSNNNNNNSNSNNSHNTKNSKEIEDHNANSQRLRRSYSDTLQKSPSNDQSSNKIEEHDNDFALPDISPTFLQWVLLIQKLIDGNTLFENYFYDRFANKFIILTIYYIKFYNHLTELNTTLIPILINFSLKLSSKTLVQNKFLQTFTNNYYNNKLPNAFKISNVSVPSSLTYRDFAIIHLCNLSINDTRSNLQLRPYLFELIYNLLLPPNKITKETMPPLSNQHDRHHTQHTSQTTTIKNTALNYNASLAILHLLAKLSNKTYLSSYSQSTTSNSMVINSYLSSPSFKLDLLSILLRVISIFIIKSFKEAKNLIFVLARHQGIIIQLNDSLISISRQIQSNQLKMNDFLQFQPNELSGGTIINGNNDSNSNNNSNSNINQNDPFIVFNKKLPNYDDTTMQLDEAEQDWKLSHKLSNTESPNKNIQIVEHLDYSLPLLCNDANANDLSNFELMKPNWPLGINFKNHGKHLQKLNLIESWSGNDSLKMLTRMIKIFLTKFPTITTITTNNYYNLIDQFDSFEDEFFKIIEKDIPIYIKEMEIFEQLSLNLPKNLLIKDWNFTLCWADIFHSHSTPYIYHPEYDLLQLLDNNNNSSKLPQPRHKSSTSNLGFNTSSSSTIGLGIAKDNRNFQKESTGTGTPTHLERYTSNNSTLSRTTSNGSSVMNYFTSQQSQQTPQSLNDMDSHLNNLPSQSALDLISNPAISTSSTSPNVNSNNNTNSTTNSAASSPSFFRFSWTGFIKNEQETIQESPSGNNTNSSPPRVNPFTMDTGLIRSNIWAGTKIKLFPVKKDTKEEFSFLDMTSSLLKRFRFNTSGSSDTIPESPTTGRPYTPRNSMSSTFSQYGNRQ, encoded by the coding sequence ATGGGTAACTCCGATTCAAAGATAGATTTACTCTATAAACAGCATCTCATTAACTTAGCTCGACCGGATCCAACAATTTTCGCTAATAATATCGCCTTAGCTAACGATCAGATAAGTACACCTTCAACTCCGGCTATCGCTACTGCCACCTCTGCTAATGTGCCAGCATCAAAGAATGAGGTGCATGCTCCATTAACCATACCAATTTTTACAGATACTGTCTCTTTAGAAACCCTTGTATCCCTATacagtaataataatgacaatCGATCCTCTTCACCCATCGATGATAAACTGATATTCCATCAGTTTTACCTCGATTTTAACGCCCTAGCAATAAATCTTTCTATTGAGTCGATGAATCAACTAATTAACAAATCAGAATTGAGAcaactttccaatttgaacaataaaaatttcttaaatttaatgaaatttaaCTTCTTGcaaatcattttccaagTGAATTCgttaaatattcattctattacattattaaatttgcAATTATGGAAAATCCTTACGTCTTTGAGAATATTGACAAGATTATTACCCATATATTACGAGTCTTCACCTGCGACTGAAAAGGGCTTCATATGGGATAACGAATTCATACAATCGATATTTGGTTGCCAATCGACGCTCCCCTCTCTGGGACTTGCAATCCTGAATTCATGTTTACGATTACTGTTTATTGAAGGTTTTACCATCCCATCCATAAATAATACACCGGGTACAATAAATATAGACTACATTTGGGAAAATGGGATAGAAACAATAGACTCGCATTATTTACCCCAATTTCCCAAGTTTGATGCAAATAGATTGgaaatcttgaatttcatcatcacattatcatcatctaatCTATATTCTAACACTCACAACGAAAACATTGCATTGAAActcattaataatgaactAAACCATAAGAACGTCACGAATCTGATAGCTTCCCTAATTAATGTATCCTGTAGAAACGCATTAAACGCGAAATTGGAAACATCCACTCCATACAGGGATTTCAATTACAAACAATCACAACAGAATTTATTACCACAACTAAGGTCAAATTTAgttctttcttcattacaattattgaatttattgttGGATGAACCCTCGACCATGAAGGAAGATTCAATTATATCGTCTTGGAAGAGAGAACGTGATTTGAAGTTAATCTTATCTGCATTTGCAAAGATTGTAAGGTGGCCTCTGGATTCCATGATTGAGAATGAATCAAATATCTTCCCCTTTGGCTCCTTCTCTAATAACAAcagcaataataataataataatagtaatagtaataatagtCATAATACTAAGAACagtaaagaaattgagGACCATAATGCAAATTCTCAAAGATTAAGAAGATCATATTCAGATACCTTGCAAAAATCACCAAGTAATGATCAGAGTTCAAACAAGATTGAGGAACatgataatgattttgCCCTGCCGGATATATCTCCCACATTTTTGCAATGGGTTCTTCTCATACAAAAATTAATCGACGGCAATACACTGTTTGAAAATTACTTTTATGATAGGTTTgctaataaattcattatacTGACCATTTACTacattaaattttataatcATTTGACTGAATTAAACACCACTTTAATCCCAATACTAATCAACTTTTCACtgaaattatcatcaaagaCATTAGTTCAGAATAAATTTTTGCAAACTTTTACAAATAATTACTATAATAACAAATTACCCAATGCATTCAAGATCTCAAATGTGTCTGTGCCATCATCGTTAACATATCGTGATTTTGCCATTATTCATCTTTGTAACCTTTCCATAAATGATACAAGATCAAATTTACAATTACGTCCTTACCTTTTCGAATTAATTTATAATTTATTGTTACCaccaaataaaataacCAAGGAAACAATGCCACCATTATCCAACCAACATGATCGCCATCATACTCAACATACTTCTCAGACGACAACTATAAAGAATACGGCGTTGAATTATAATGCATCATTGGCTATATTACACTTATTAGCAAAATTATCCAATAAGACATACCTATCATCATATTCACAATCTACTACGTCGAATTCAATGGTTATAAACTCATATTTATCATCTCCcagtttcaaattggaCCTTTtgtcaatattattaagagTCATCtccatatttattattaagtCTTTTAAGGAAGCcaagaatttgatatttgtGCTAGCAAGGCATCAGGGAATCATAATccaattgaatgattcGTTGATTTCCATTTCGAGACAAATCCAATccaatcaattgaaaatgaatgaTTTTTTACAATTTCAACCAAACGAGCTAAGTGGCGGCACAATTATTAATGGCAATAATGATTcaaatagtaataataatagcaatTCCAATATTAATCAAAACGATCCCTTCATTGTAtttaataagaaattaCCAAACTATGATGACACGACAATGCAACTTGATGAAGCAGAACAAGATTGGAAATTAAGCCATAAACTCTCAAATACAGAATCtccaaataaaaatatacaaATAGTAGAGCATTTGGATTATTCCTTACCATTATTATGCAATGATGCTAATGCCAAtgatctttccaattttgaattaatgaaaCCGAATTGGCCTCTTGggattaattttaaaaatcaTGGTAAACATTTGcagaaattgaatcttATTGAGTCATGGTCAGGTAAtgattctttgaaaatgcTAACAAGGATgatcaaaattttcttaaCAAAATTTCCTACAATTACAACGATAACGACAAACAATTATTacaatttaattgatcaaTTCGATTCGTTTGAAGATGagttttttaaaataatagaaaagGATATCCCCATTTACATTAAAGAGATGGAGATATTTGAACAATTATCCTTAAATCTACcgaagaatttattaattaaagattgGAATTTTACCTTGTGTTGGGCAGATATATTCCATTCGCATTCCACtccatatatatatcatcCGGAGTATGATCTGTTACAACTATTggataataacaacaatagcAGCAAGTTACCGCAACCAAGACATAAGTCGTCTACTTCTAATTTAGGATTTAATAcgtcttcatcatctacCATTGGTTTGGGTATTGCTAAGGATAATAGGAACTTTCAAAAGGAATCGACAGGCACTGGGACTCCAACCCACCTAGAAAGATACACTTCTAATAACTCGACGTTATCAAGAACTACAAGTAATGGATCATCAGTAATGAATTACTTTACTTCTCAACAGTCTCAACAAACACCACAATCATTGAATGACATGGATTCacatttaaataatttaccGTCACAATCAGCATTGGATCTTATCAGTAATCCAGCCATTTCAACATCTAGCACATCTCCGAATGTGAATAGTAATAACAATACTAATTCTACCACTAATAGTGCAGCATCTAGTCCCTCATTTTTTAGATTTTCTTGGACAGGATTTATTAAGAATGAACAGGAAACAATTCAGGAATCACCTTCTGGTAACAATACTAACTCTTCTCCACCAAGGGTGAATCCTTTTACCATGGACACTGGTTTAATaagatcaaatatttgggCAGGCAccaaaataaaactttTCCCGGTAAAGAAGGATACTAAGGAggaattttcatttttagATATGACATCTTCATTGTTGAAGAGATTTAGGTTCAACACATCTGGTTCGAGTGATACGATACCTGAGAGTCCTACGACTGGAAGACCTTACACCCCAAGAAATTCAATGTCGAGTACATTTTCTCAATATGGCAATAGACAATAG
- the ATG23 gene encoding Atg23p (ancestral locus Anc_4.311) — MRLDDILKQQSEINSLIESLSVIHKKALCDPSLSSSLDNIRNDIEVCFNDQCVLNDMLTSHNGEIKEEIDALRGCEKSFDKCNEKEKELLQNLKFWDERITPSSSSIIVDELTKITISSSYRSPLNRYIELVGAGNTSLGNSESGDDTHMSDVDLLKSIRTLEIANETNTAEIKQLESLLTTFKKDNQFIQKELKIQTLKVKSERNKIMDGLNKIKERKEELMSKANFPLESSSKPASLTSRLLNMAMNDNNSNSNDNKNQVLEETKHFKHYVKIRIQSLEDQLAQEKDNNSNLITTKNVWRECINAIHDLEGTLRVAIENNRFEVEEVKKRIDNTVNYLASCIESSDNKILRTLILNEQEVLENAIKELGSTDKRKPEMIYDSSSRTSDNNSKKNISPPFLTVSKSPPKIGLSDKTTSGNLENLTVVRNNIKKNK, encoded by the coding sequence ATGAGATTGGATGACATATTGAAACAACAATCTGAGATTAACAGTTTGATAGAAAGTTTATCCGTTATTCACAAGAAGGCTTTATGCGACCCATCGTTATCGTCATCGTTGGACAATATTAGAAATGATATAGAAGTTTGCTTCAATGATCAATGTGTGCTGAATGACATGCTCACTTCACATAACGGtgaaatcaaagaagaaattgatgcTCTAAGAGGGTGTGAAAAATCCTTTGACAAGTGTaatgagaaagaaaaagaattgTTACAAAACTTAAAGTTTTGGGACGAACGAATAACTccatcatcctcatcaatAATCGTCGATGAACTTACAAAGATAACTATTTCGTCAAGTTATAGGTCACCACTGAATAGATATATTGAACTTGTTGGGGCTGGAAATACTTCTTTAGGAAATAGTGAAAGTGGTGACGACACCCACATGAGCGACGTCGATTTGCTGAAGTCAATTAGAACATTAGAGATAGCCAATGAAACAAATACAGCAGAGATAAAGCAATTAGAAAGCTTATTAACCACTTTTAAAAAGGATAACCAATTTATCCAGAAGGAATTGAAGATTCAAACGCTGAAAGTAAAATCTGAAAGGAATAAAATAATGGACGGACTCAATAAGATAAAGGAAAGGAAGGAAGAACTAATGAGCAAGGCCAATTTCCCGCTTGAATCGTCGTCAAAACCTGCTTCTTTAACCTCTAGACTCCTAAACATGGCAATGAACGACAATAATAGTAATTCTAATGATAACAAAAATCAGGTTCTAGAGGAAACTAAACATTTTAAACATTATGTCAAAATTAGAATACAATCATTGGAAGATCAGCTTGCACAAGAGAAGGAtaacaattccaatttaatCACAACCAAAAATGTATGGAGAGAATGTATCAATGCTATACATGATTTGGAAGGTACATTGAGAGTAGCCATTGAGAACAATCGATTTGAAGTAGAAGaagtaaagaaaagaattgaTAATACCGTGAATTACTTGGCAAGTTGCATCGAGTCTTCggataataaaattttaagAACATTAATTTTGAATGAACAGGAAGTTTTGGAAAATGCAATAAAGGAACTCGGTTCAACTGATAAAAGAAAACCGGAAATGATATATGATTCATCTTCGAGAACAAGTGATAACAATAgtaagaagaatataagCCCTCCTTTTTTAACTGTCAGTAAGTCTCCCCCGAAGATTGGTCTTTCCGACAAGACAACTAGTGGTAACTTAGAAAATCTTACAGTGGTGAGAAAcaatataaagaaaaacaaataa
- the CNA1 gene encoding calcineurin catalytic subunit A (ancestral locus Anc_4.313) — protein MASTVEGKDAIKIVAPKETTVPKIDLTTYTLEDGRKVSTKERVVSEVTQVTNHIPTDDEVFDSKTGLPSHKFLKEHFMKEGRLTEEQLTKILMMATDCLFEEPNVLEVPAPVTVCGDVHGQFFDLLKLFEVGGDPENTSYLFLGDYVDRGVYSIECLIYLYSLKLNYKKTFWLLRGNHECRHLTSYFTFKNECLHKYNKNVYDKCCQSFNALPLAAIMNGQYFCVHGGISPTLKTVDDINKLERFREIPSGGLMCDLLWADPVEDYDSLEPASKDKLHQSLFIPNEVRGCSYAFTHKAACDFLQRNGLLCIIRAHEAQDQGYRMYKNNDALGFPSLLTLFSAPNYCDTYQNKAAILKYEDNVMNIRQFNFTPHPYWLPDFMDIFTWSLPFVGEKVTELLVSILNICTEEELEETSSRPSTPTTTTTSTTKTGTPDQQVTSVADTETKKPLSILEDERRKRALRNKILAIAKVSRMYSVLREDSDKVRHLKAMNAGVLPRGALAHGSEGLEETLSTFEKAKKEDRINEKLPPDLKEAKRENKQFYENMLNQASKENDLTK, from the coding sequence atggCTTCCACAGTAGAAGGCAAAGATGCTATCAAGATCGTGGCCCCTAAAGAGACCACAGTACCCAAGATTGACCTTACCACGTATACTTTAGAAGACGGCAGGAAAGTGTCTACCAAGGAACGTGTGGTGTCCGAGGTGACTCAAGTGACTAACCATATTCCtacagatgatgaagtcTTTGATTCCAAGACGGGACTTCCCAGCCACAAGTTTTTGAAGGAACATTTTATGAAGGAAGGGAGATTGACGGAAGAGCAATTGAccaaaattttaatgatgGCTACAGATTGTTTGTTTGAAGAACCAAACGTCTTGGAGGTTCCAGCACCTGTGACGGTGTGTGGTGACGTTCATGGCCAGTTTTTCGATCTGctgaaattatttgaagttgGGGGAGACCCTGAAAATACCTCATATTTGTTCTTAGGTGACTACGTTGATAGAGGTGTTTATTCCATTGAATgtcttatttatttatactctttgaaattgaattataAGAAAACTTTTTGGTTATTAAGAGGCAATCATGAATGTAGACATTTGACGTCATATTTTACTTTTAAGAATGAATGTCTTCATAAGTACAATAAAAATGTTTATGATAAATGTTGTCAATCGTTCAATGCGCTACCGCTGGCAGCTATCATGAATGGGCAATATTTCTGTGTCCATGGTGGGATCTCCCCGACTTTAAAAACGGTGgatgatattaataagTTGGAAAGATTTAGGGAAATTCCATCAGGTGGATTGATGTGTGATTTATTATGGGCCGACCCAGTGGAAGATTATGATTCTCTTGAACCAGCATCCAAGGATAAATTGCATCAATCCTTATTTATCCCAAATGAAGTGAGAGGTTGTTCTTATGCATTTACTCACAAGGCAGCATGCGATTTCTTACAAAGGAATGGATTGTTATGTATCATAAGAGCACATGAAGCTCAAGATCAAGGTTACAGAATGTATAAGAATAATGACGCGTTGGGATTCCCCAGTTTATTAACTTTGTTTAGTGCACCAAATTACTGTGATACTTATCAGAATAAAGCCGCCATATTGAAATACGAAGATAATGTTATGAATATTCGTCAGTTCAATTTTACCCCTCATCCATATTGGTTGCCTGATTTTATGGATATTTTTACATGGTCATTACCATTCGTTGGAGAAAAAGTGACTGAATTATTAGTAtccattttgaatatttgtaCAGAAGAGGAATTAGAGGAGACATCTTCACGACCATCAACACCAACAACTACAACGACATCAACAACCAAGACAGGAACACCAGATCAACAAGTGACATCTGTAGCAGACACTGAAACAAAGAAACCACTCTCTATCTTAGAAGATGAACGCAGGAAAAGAGCCTTAAGAAATAAGATTTTGGCTATTGCCAAAGTTTCCAGAATGTATTCTGTGTTAAGGGAAGATAGTGATAAAGTTCGACATTTAAAGGCCATGAATGCAGGTGTATTACCTCGTGGCGCTCTCGCTCATGGTTCTGAGGGACTAGAAGAAACACTTTCCACTTTTGAAAAGgcaaagaaggaagataGAATTAACGAAAAATTACCACctgatttgaaagaagcTAAGAGGGAAAATAAACAGTTTTATGAAAATATGCTGAATCAGGCTTCAAAGGAAAACGATCTAACGAAATGa
- the NCAS0J01930 gene encoding uncharacterized protein — MYRFSLIDSYDKPHIFYVLFCEEVTVVVSFLGAKDFKELVRYMNGSRRISYLYRWIIRKMKMNLHELKDPLEDNYDTILKAAQQSRWNPRYYYDKRQIKKYLRKLAFLFYFSEQWCCIIMDLSILFRGNDVENHIKPEVIWAASFYNLCKDKIERILQDLNATEQQMEEIGNYLRNTGIIHYRCFDRHRCRNKSCKPNS; from the coding sequence atgtaTAGGTTCTCCCTCATAGACAGTTATGATAAGCCACATATTTTCtatgttttattttgtgAAGAGGTAACGGTCGTTGTTAGCTTTTTGGGTGCTAAGGACTTTAAGGAACTGGTTCGCTACATGAACGGTTCACGCCGAATTTCCTATTTGTATAGGTGGATTAtaagaaagatgaaaatgaactTACACGAATTAAAGGACCCACTTGAGGACAATTATGATACCATTCTTAAGGCAGCTCAACAGAGCCGCTGGAACCCAAGGTATTACTATGACAAACGTCAGATCAAGAAATACCTGAGAAAGTTGGCTTttttattctatttttCGGAACAATGGTGTTGTATTATCATGGATCTATCCATTTTGTTTCGTGGTAATGATGTGGAGAATCATATCAAGCCAGAAGTCATTTGGGCAGCCAGTTTTTATAATTTATGCAAGGATAAAATTGAGAGAATACTCCAAGATTTGAATGCTACAGAGCAACAGATGGAGGAGATTGGTAACTATTTAAGAAATACCGGAATCATACATTACCGATGTTTTGACCGCCACCGGTGCCGGAATAAATCTTGCAAACCCAACAGTTAG